The Ignavibacteriota bacterium DNA segment TTATTGCCCTGACGGAATTGATTCGTTGAGTTGGTACAATTACGCGATTCATCCTGCCGACAGAGTGAAAACACACCTCGCCTACGAGAATGTCCTTGTTAACGACATCATACCAATGGCGAAGAATGAAACAGGATGCAACAAAGTTGCAACAGCCGGTTGCAGTTTCGGCGGATACCATGCGGCAAATCTCGCATTCCGTCATCCTGAACTTGTTGGCTATTTGTTCAGTATGGGTGGCGCGTTCGATATCAAGCAATTCATCATGGGATATTACGACGACAATTGTTACTTCAACAATCCGCCCGACTTCCTTCCGGGACTGAACGATGAATGGCAGTTATCTCAGTTACATCAAATGGGAATTGTGCTTGGCACCGGAGAGTGGGATATGTGTTTGGACGAAAATCTCCGTCTCTCAAACATTCTCAACCAAAAAGGAATTCAACATTGGCTTGATAACCGTTCCGGCACGGGGCACGATTGGCCCTGGTGGCGAGAAATGTTTCCTCAATATTTATCACAAATAAAATAACATTATGAAAAAGATTGGAATCCTTCACGGCATGGAAGAAAGTTTTCCTGCCACACTTGTTGAGCGCATCAACTCGAAGAAAGAAAAAGATATTGTTGCTGAAGCAGTTCGAATTGACAAAGTAATTCAAAACGTATCGCAGGGTTACGCGGTCATCATTGATAGAATTTCTCAGGACGTTCCCTTCTATCGTGCGATGCTGAAGAACGCGGCTATTACCGGAACTGCGGTGATTAATAATCCGTTCTGGTGGACTGCTGACGATAAATTTTTTAACAATGCGCTCGCACTACAAGTCGGTGTCGCGGTTCCCAAAACTGTGATACTTCCTTCGAAAAATCATCCGCCGGATACGACAGATAAATCATTTCGCAATCTTGCTTTCCCGCTCGATTGGGAAGGAATTTTCAACTACGTTGGGTTCCCTGCGTACTTCAAACCGTTTGCAGGTGGCGGTTGGAAACATGTGTACAAGTTGAACAATGCCGAAGAATTTTTCAAAGCATACGACGAAACGGACCAACTCGTGATGATGCTTCAGGAAGAAATTGTCTTCACTGAATATTTCCGTTGCTACTGCTTAGATAGAAAAGATGTTCACATCATGCAGTACGACCCACGGCAGCCGCACCATTTGCGTTACGTTCAAAACCCGAAACCCGTCGAAACAAAATTGTTCAAACTTCTTGGAGATTCGGTGCTGAAACTGAACAACGCGCTTGGGTACGATTTTAACACGGTCGAACTTGCCGTACGTGATGGCATTCCCTATGCAATTGATTTTTGTAATCCAGCACCAGATGCGGAGTATCATTCCGTTGGCGCCGAGAACTTTGAGTGGGTTGTCGAACACGCGGCAGAGATGGCAATCAACAGAGCGAAAAAACATAAAGACGGAAAAATGAATCTCACGTGGGGAGATTTTGTAAAATCCGCGGCTTCAGCAAAATAGAGGAACAAGGGGTTATGGGAAAGAATCACGTTTTTACCATCGGCATCGAAGAAGAATTTCAAATCGTTGACCCGAAAACACGGGAACTTCGCTCACACATCAATGAAATTCTCGAAGAAGGAAAAATCATCCTGCAGGAACAGGATATGCAGGACCAGTTAAAACCGGAAATGCATCAATCCATCATTGAAGTCGGAACAAATATATGTTACGACATCAAAGAAGCGCGGAAAGAAGTCGTTCGGCTTCGGAGTCTTGTTGCACAACTTGCGTCGAATAAAGGATTGTGTATCGCAGCATCCGGAACTCATCCGTTTTCGCATTGGAAAAATCAGAAAATCACCGAACATCCGCGCTACAAGATGATTCAGGATGAGATGCAACAACTTGCATCGGAACTTCTCATCTTCGGTTTACATGTGCATGTCGGAATTCCTGACAAAGAAACCGGAATCCAAATCATGAATGCGGCGCGATATTTTCTTCCGCACATCTTCGCGCTTTCAACCAATTCTCCGTTCTGGCTCGGACGAAACACCGGATTCAAATCATATCGTATCAAAGTGTTTGAGCGATTTCCACGCACCGGCTTGCCGGATTATTTTAATAGTTACGGCGAATACGAAAACTACATAAACTTACTTGTCAAAACCGGTTGCATTGATAACCCAAAGAAAATCTGGTGGGACATTCGCCTCCACCCGGTGTTCAATACGTTGGAGTTCCGCGTCTGTGACTTACCCATGAGAGTAGATGAAACGATTGCTCTGGCGGCGCTTATTCAGGCAGTCGTTGTGAAGTTACATAAACTGCTCAAACAAAATATGGGCTTTC contains these protein-coding regions:
- a CDS encoding carboxylate-amine ligase encodes the protein MGKNHVFTIGIEEEFQIVDPKTRELRSHINEILEEGKIILQEQDMQDQLKPEMHQSIIEVGTNICYDIKEARKEVVRLRSLVAQLASNKGLCIAASGTHPFSHWKNQKITEHPRYKMIQDEMQQLASELLIFGLHVHVGIPDKETGIQIMNAARYFLPHIFALSTNSPFWLGRNTGFKSYRIKVFERFPRTGLPDYFNSYGEYENYINLLVKTGCIDNPKKIWWDIRLHPVFNTLEFRVCDLPMRVDETIALAALIQAVVVKLHKLLKQNMGFRLYRRILMNENRWRAARYGINGKMIDFGKQEEVETKSLLEELLIFVDDVVDELNSREEVSSIKTICEMGTGADRQLDVWYKTNDFNKVVDYIISETYLGLELN
- a CDS encoding esterase family protein, whose amino-acid sequence is MKEEYKKWHTQWLSREFEMMVFGHAGYPVILFPTSKARYYENKDFKLIDSAAHLIESGKVKIYCPDGIDSLSWYNYAIHPADRVKTHLAYENVLVNDIIPMAKNETGCNKVATAGCSFGGYHAANLAFRHPELVGYLFSMGGAFDIKQFIMGYYDDNCYFNNPPDFLPGLNDEWQLSQLHQMGIVLGTGEWDMCLDENLRLSNILNQKGIQHWLDNRSGTGHDWPWWREMFPQYLSQIK